A portion of the Chloroflexota bacterium genome contains these proteins:
- a CDS encoding reductive dehalogenase: ELPSWAKYAVVMAIAMDYQRLRRSPAVEGGTDLAYSQMAFTAASLATYIRKLGYHAIPCGNDMALSIPLAVDAGLGELGRNGLLITEQFGPRVRICKVFTELPLETDSPVDIGVQHFCERCKICADSCPSKAIVSGDRTDKAWDNSNSVNVLKWPVKAINCLTYWLKNRADCAVCLRTCPFNKPDGMLHTVVRKTIEKTSAFDRFFIRMDKVFRYGEQALTELDD; the protein is encoded by the coding sequence CAGAATTGCCATCATGGGCCAAATATGCAGTTGTGATGGCTATTGCCATGGACTATCAGCGGTTAAGGAGGAGCCCGGCCGTAGAAGGCGGTACGGATTTAGCCTATTCCCAGATGGCATTCACGGCCGCGTCCCTGGCGACATATATCCGCAAGCTGGGTTATCATGCTATCCCCTGCGGTAATGATATGGCGCTAAGTATTCCTCTGGCGGTAGACGCCGGACTGGGGGAGCTAGGCAGAAACGGCCTGCTCATAACGGAGCAATTCGGACCACGGGTGAGAATATGCAAAGTATTCACCGAACTCCCCCTTGAAACGGATTCGCCAGTAGACATAGGCGTACAGCATTTTTGTGAGAGATGTAAAATCTGTGCTGATTCATGCCCCAGCAAAGCAATCGTGTCTGGCGACAGGACCGATAAAGCCTGGGACAATTCAAATAGCGTCAATGTACTTAAATGGCCGGTAAAAGCAATAAATTGCCTGACCTACTGGTTAAAGAATAGAGCGGATTGCGCCGTCTGCCTTCGCACCTGTCCATTTAACAAACCGGATGGGATGCTTCATACCGTCGTCAGGAAAACTATAGAGAAAACCTCTGCGTTTGACCGATTTTTCATCAGAATGGACAAGGTATTCAGATACGGTGAACAGGCCCTCACCGAACTGGACGACTGA